The following coding sequences lie in one Pseudorasbora parva isolate DD20220531a chromosome 18, ASM2467924v1, whole genome shotgun sequence genomic window:
- the cd8b gene encoding T-cell surface glycoprotein CD8 beta chain has protein sequence MTLSCMCCYLFMWMAVVVQPSFQATSNIFYSKINGTESLLCECPDHACQEVFWYRYLESEKTLQFLLYVNSAGREQHGENIKTSQFKGFVSTGQKVVYTLRIMEIQEGDAGFYSCIFKTKNIIPAGYYIMPGVNPPTVQPPTVKTQKPVKLCPRRNPNYSPKGCEHLVLWPGIGALLLLAITLAGTLFYFSRLPKKCRHRFTKTNPLR, from the exons ATGACCCTCTCTTGCATGTGCTGTTATTTGTTCATGTGGATGGCAG TGGTCGTTCAGCCCTCCTTCCAAGCTACTTCGAATATTTTCTACTCCAAAATCAATGGAACGGAAAGTCTGCTCTGTGAATGTCCGGATCATGCCTGCCAGGAGGTGTTTTGGTACCGGTACCTTGAGAGTGAAAAAACTCTTCAGTTTCTCCTCTATGTCAACAGTGCGGGCAGAGAGCAACATGGAGAGAACATCAAAACCTCTCAGTTCAAGGGCTTCGTGTCCACCGGACAAAAAGTGGTCTACACCCTGCGCATCATGGAGATACAGGAAGGCGATGCAGGCTTCTATTCCTGCATTTTTAAAACTAAGAATATTATTCCTGCTGGATATTACATCATGCCTGGAG TGAATCCTCCAACAGTTCAGCCGCCAACAGTCAAGACCCAGAAACCTGTGAAACTTTGTCCTCGCAGAAATCCCAACTACTCACCTAAAG GCTGTGAACATCTGGTGCTTTGGCCGGGAATTGGTGCTCTTTTGCTTTTGGCCATTACCCTTGCAGGCACACTTTTCTACTTCAGTC GTCTACCTAAGAAATGCAGACATCGATTCACCAA GACGAATCCGTTGCGATGA
- the entpd2b gene encoding ectonucleoside triphosphate diphosphohydrolase 2, producing MDKLVVKFVASGTLLLFGIVSILLLTVPIHELRDPPQYMYGIVLDAGSTHTALYTYRWPADKLNGTGVVAQHSECHVKGGGISAYAGQRGAAGRSLEACLKQAMRDIPPDRHHRTPVYLGATAGMRLLKMTNPDKASQILREVRQKIKSFPFSFRGAVILSGQEEGVYGWITVNYLLENFIKYNYVGRWLNPGRKTVGALDLGGASTQITFETPETVENERNRMTMRLYGLEYTLYTHSYLCYGKEEALRMIRAYLITSQGNTSKVYHPCYPSDFTDVFKLEEVFDSPCAASRRPKTYNPHSWIRVQGTGDYQSCLGNTSEIFSFHFCPFSQCSFNGVFQPNISGGFMAFSAYFFTHRYLQQSTGIKISTSAQLEEATKTVCNMTIEEMTKKAPDLKKYLKDYCAVAVYIQVLMLRGYSFDEHSFQNVAFQKKAGEASVGWALGYILSVSSLLPEEPAGIRKGLCPAAWITLLFLLTVLLTAIVCYMALVIWRKGRKSGTS from the exons TATGGCATAGTGCTGGATGCCGGCTCAACACATACTGCCTTGTACACCTACAGATGGCCAGCGGACAAGTTAAATGGCACAGGCGTGGTTGCCCAGCACAGCGAGTGTCATGTCAAAG GAGGAGGAATCTCTGCTTATGCTGGTCAGCGGGGTGCAGCAGGCCGCAGCCTCGAGGCATGCTTGAAGCAGGCCATGCGAGACATTCCCCCAGACAGACATCACCGCACCCCTGTGTATCTGGGAGCTACTGCTGGCATGAGACTTCTAAA AATGACCAATCCTGACAAAGCATCTCAGATTCTTCGAGAAGTCAGACAAAAAATCAAATCCTTTCCATTCAGCTTTAGAGGAGCAGTAATATTGAGTGGTCAAGAAGAGGGGGTTTACGGTTGGATCACTGTGAACTACCTCCTTGAAAACTTCATAAAG TATAACTATGTGGGCCGGTGGCTTAACCCTGGCAGAAAAACAGTCGGAGCACTGGATTTAGGTGGAGCGTCCACACAGATCACCTTTGAGACCCCAGAGACAGTTGAAAATGAGAGAAACCGTATGACCATGCGTCTCTACGGGCTAGAGTATACCCTCTACACACATAGCTACCTGTGTTATGGTAAAGAAGAGGCCCTGCGCATGATCCGGGCCTACCTGATTACA TCACAGGGTAATACTAGCAAAGTGTACCATCCCTGCTACCCATCTGACTTCACTGATGTCTTCAAGCTGGAGGAAGTGTTTGACTCGCCTTGTGCAGCGTCAAGGAGACCAAAAACGTACAACCCTCATTCGTGGATCAGAGTGCAAGGCACCGGGGACTACCAAAGCTGCCTTGGCAACACTTCTGAAATATTTTCCTTCCACTTCTGCCCCTTTTCTCAGTGTTCCTTTAATGGAGTTTTCCAGCCCAACATCAGCGGGGGCTTCATG GCCTTCTCTGCCTATTTCTTTACTCACAGATATCTCCAGCAAAGTACAGGAATAAAGATCAGCACCTCTGCCCAGCTAGAGGAGGCTACAAAGACTGTTTGTAATATGACCATAGaagag ATGACCAAGAAAGCCCCTGACTTGAAAAaatacctaaaggattattgtGCAGTTGCAGTGTATATACAAGTGCTAATGCTTAGGGGTTATAGCTTTGATGAACATTCTTTCCAAAATGTTGCTTTCCAGAAAAAG GCAGGTGAGGCATCTGTGGGCTGGGCTCTGGGTTATATACTCAGTGTGAGCAGTCTTCTTCCTGAGGAACCTGCGGGGATCAGGAAGGGCTTGTGTCCTGCGGCATGGATCACTTTGTTGTTTCTTCTAACCGTCCTTCTCACTGCCATTGTCTGTTACATGGCTCTAGTGATCTGGAGGAAAGGGAGAAAAAGCGGTACCTCATAG
- the zmat1 gene encoding zinc finger matrin-type protein 1 has translation MSELEASVSCSPQCAETDNIKNTDDINPETVQNTNTNISQVEEDFPVGSHSDSDLLKGLLTDNFCHVCEATLIHESQRVSHYEGKKHAQRVRMYLNSKAKMSMPSQDCGGLLRGLSAEKFCELCSMVFSSPTVAKSHYEGKVHAKNMRKTNPPPPGAPILESTSPVALPSVTAVQIPIIQEQSDASDLADQEVDLSDPNKYCSLCSASFNNPMVAQQHYSGRKHQRNQARLEMLDQMGEQSEHVNSLTCPICCLTLSSIEMYQAHMQGNKHSIKEKKVMELCKSQKKVYDSFQDELADYIQVQKARGLDPKAGLGTVGQGSKGLDESATEGPPKAEEMPHPGQLMPRFPPPGFPRPHWHPQFQSQVTQFGFGVRGPVPLYRPGYMPQSRPPFVPGQLYKKGRSPESFSSSSLSGSSSYTSSSSDSSSSYDSRERRRRKRKMRKRGKSRRDQEDESDTERRGREGEAERGERKKRRKGDRRGSVEGEEDRSKKWKERRKRDRSSSEDEESRNKRRSSKKSRRHGDGQHAKRRKEELLEKQEVEVQNEQAQGMMEEHVEERTETKDGKQKHKKEKKKGKEKMNQEDNRTEEERLWDETILGVF, from the exons ATGTCCGAGCTTGAAGCTAGTGTATCGTGTTCTCCGCAGTGCGCGGAAACAGACAATATCAAAAATACAGACGATATCAATCCAGAAACAGTACAAAACACTAACACCAATATTTCTCAGGTTGAAGAAG ATTTTCCAGTAGGTTCTCACAGTGACAGTGATCTTCTCAAAGGCCTGTTGACAGATAACTTCTGTCATGTGTGTGAAGCAACCTTGATTCACGAGTCCCAGAGAGTTTCTCATTATGAG GGGAAAAAGCATGCACAAAGAGTCAGGATGTACCTGAACAGCAAAGCTAAAATGAGCATGCCGAGCCAAGACTGTGGAGGCCTTTTG AGAGGTCTGTCTGCAGAGAAGTTCTGCGAGCTGTGCAGCATGGTGTTCAGCTCCCCCACTGTGGCCAAGTCGCATTATGAGGGCAAAGTTCATGCCAAGAACATGAGAAAAACCAATCCTCCTCCACCTGGAG CACCCATCCTAGAATCCACATCTCCAGTTGCCCTCCCATCAGTGACTGCTGTACAAATCCCGATCATTCAGGAGCAGAGCGACGCTTCTGATTTGGCCGATCAGGAGGTTGACCTCAGTGACCCCAACAAATACTGTTCGCTGTGCAGCGCTTCCTTCAACAATCCTATGGTTGCTCAGCAGCACTACAGCGGCCGGAAACATCAGCGGAACCAGGCACGACTGGAGATGCTGGACCAGATGGGGGAACAGTCAGAACATG TGAACTCCCTGACTTGCCCGATTTGCTGTCTGACGCTCAGCTCAATAGAGATGTACCAGGCACACATGCAGGGTAACAAACACTCAATCAA AGAGAAGAAAGTTATGGAGCTGTGCAAATCTCAGAAGAAAGTGTATGACTCCTTCCAAGATGAGCTGGCTGACTACATCCAGGTGCAGAAGGCCCGGGGACTGGATCCCAAAGCAGGGCTAGGCACTGTGGGACAAGGAAGCAAGGGTCTGGATGAGAGTGCAACAGAAGGTCCACCAAAAGCGGAAGAGATGCCTCATCCTGGCCAGTTGATGCCACGTTTTCCGCCTCCTGGTTTCCCTCGACCTCACTGGCACCCACAATTCCAGTCTCAGGTCACTCAGTTTGGCTTTGGGGTGAGAGGCCCTGTCCCGCTCTATCGGCCAGGATATATGCCACAATCCCGTCCTCCATTCGTACCTGGTCAACTATATAAAAAAGGGAGGAGCCCTGAGTCATTTAGCTCCTCCTCTTTATCAGGCTCCTCCTCCTACACTAGCAGCAGTAGTGACAGCAGCAGCAGTTACGACAGCAGAGAGAGGCGGAGACGGAAGAGGAAGATGAGAAAGCGAGGGAAGAGCAGAAGAGATCAGGAGGATGAGTCTGATACGGAAAGGAGGGGGAGGGAAGGAGAAGCTGAACGAGgtgaaaggaaaaaaaggcgtAAGGGAGACAGGAGAGGAAGTGTAGAAGGAGAAGAGGATAGAAGTAAGAAATGGAAGGAGAGAAGAAAAAGAGACAGAAGCTCCAGTGAAGACGAAGAAAGCAGAAATAAAAGAAGATCAAGCAAGAAAAGTAGGAGGCACGGGGATGGACAGCATGCAAAGAGACGAAAAGAAGAACTCTTGGAGAAACAAGAGGTTGAGGTGCAAAACGAGCAAGCACAGGGAATGATGGAGGAACACGTGGAGGAAAGGACAGAAACAAAAGATggcaaacaaaaacacaaaaaagagaagaaaaaaggaaaagagAAGATGAATCAAGAAGACAACAGGACAGAGGAGGAACGGCTCTGGGATGAGACTATTCTTGGTGTTTTTTAA